From Pedobacter indicus, a single genomic window includes:
- a CDS encoding SusD/RagB family nutrient-binding outer membrane lipoprotein: MNYLINKINLKMLAIIAFVLVAQSCTEDFEGLNQDQKLISDKDLQQDANDGGFLLPTMMNNIISTTTSEQTQQNLQAESYANYLEAPSNFIGNVNPTTYVTRGIWPGSWTVSTNGVMNNWVQMKKKGIDEKYPDLYAIALIIKVAAGHRLVDTFGPYPYTEYGLTAEPEWDSPEASYTAFFEDLDIAVASLQAAEAEDPARDDIRFKKWDRSSFQGNYPRWIKLANTLRLRLAIRLSEIDPQKARAEAEKAVDPANGGVIGEDEGSFSVKGAAKNPHFVMSNEWSDTRVSAAVITYLQGFGDPRLEAYALPATDPALNGAYRGIRPGVDRPTKTVYENYSKYNVLESDPMKIVDVAESYFLRAEGALRGWNMGGQTADFFYKEGIRVSFAANEVAGIDEYLESVSTQIAYVDPKRSDYNSPPLTDVTVKWNEGLSFEKKLEKIITQKWIAMFPEGTEAWSEFRRTGYPKLYPIMASKNPLLPQGTFIKRLTYPVAVVSSSQAAYDAAVAAHLGGRDDEDVTFYWMKDE, translated from the coding sequence ATGAACTATTTAATAAATAAAATAAATCTTAAAATGCTGGCGATTATAGCTTTTGTTCTTGTCGCCCAGTCGTGTACTGAAGATTTTGAAGGTTTGAATCAGGATCAAAAACTGATCTCTGATAAAGATTTGCAACAAGATGCCAATGATGGTGGATTTTTATTGCCAACGATGATGAATAATATCATCAGCACCACAACATCTGAACAGACACAGCAAAACCTGCAAGCCGAATCATATGCAAATTACTTAGAGGCACCCAGTAATTTTATTGGGAATGTTAACCCGACCACTTATGTAACCCGAGGTATTTGGCCAGGGTCATGGACGGTAAGTACCAATGGGGTGATGAATAATTGGGTGCAGATGAAAAAGAAAGGGATCGATGAGAAATACCCAGATTTATATGCCATAGCATTGATTATTAAAGTCGCTGCTGGGCATCGGTTGGTTGACACCTTTGGGCCATATCCATACACCGAATATGGGTTAACAGCTGAACCGGAATGGGACTCGCCTGAGGCTTCTTATACGGCATTTTTTGAGGATCTTGATATTGCGGTAGCTAGTCTTCAAGCTGCCGAAGCTGAAGATCCCGCCAGAGATGACATCCGGTTTAAAAAATGGGATCGATCAAGTTTTCAAGGCAATTACCCTCGATGGATCAAGCTGGCAAATACCTTACGTCTGAGATTAGCGATTCGACTTTCTGAAATTGATCCTCAAAAAGCACGCGCAGAGGCGGAGAAGGCAGTTGATCCTGCGAACGGCGGCGTAATAGGAGAAGATGAAGGATCTTTTTCGGTAAAAGGAGCAGCAAAGAATCCACATTTCGTAATGAGCAATGAATGGTCTGATACACGCGTGTCAGCCGCTGTAATCACCTATCTGCAAGGCTTTGGTGATCCGCGCTTGGAAGCGTATGCGCTGCCAGCAACTGATCCTGCGCTGAATGGAGCTTACCGAGGTATCCGTCCGGGAGTCGATAGGCCGACAAAGACGGTTTACGAAAACTATTCAAAGTACAATGTCCTGGAGTCAGACCCTATGAAAATTGTAGACGTTGCTGAAAGTTACTTTTTAAGAGCAGAAGGAGCATTGCGAGGTTGGAATATGGGAGGACAAACAGCTGATTTTTTCTATAAGGAAGGTATCCGCGTATCGTTTGCTGCAAATGAAGTGGCAGGGATTGACGAATATTTGGAAAGCGTCAGTACGCAAATAGCCTATGTCGACCCAAAACGCAGTGACTATAACAGTCCGCCATTGACGGATGTGACGGTGAAATGGAACGAGGGCCTTTCTTTTGAGAAGAAGTTAGAGAAAATTATCACTCAGAAATGGATTGCCATGTTTCCAGAAGGTACGGAAGCTTGGTCCGAATTTCGTAGAACAGGCTATCCAAAACTATATCCAATCATGGCATCAAAGAATCCGTTGTTGCCTCAGGGCACATTTATTAAACGCTTAACATATCCCGTAGCGGTGGTTTCAAGCAGTCAGGCCGCTTACGATGCTGCCGTGGCTGCACATTTAGGTGGACGTGACGATGAAGACGTCACCTTTTATTGGATGAAAGACGAGTAA